A section of the Lynx canadensis isolate LIC74 chromosome A1, mLynCan4.pri.v2, whole genome shotgun sequence genome encodes:
- the LOC115513944 gene encoding olfactory receptor 2T11-like, protein MEGENETLTTDFILSGLFPNMKYVSILIYIIILIYLAAVTGNIILFFLIWIDMRLHTPMYFLLSQLSFIDLALISSTVPKMMINFFSGRKDITRLACGIQIFFFFTLGGAECILLTLMAYDRYVAVCNPLRYIVIMNHRVCLQMTIVSWIGGILASTAHTFYTMNLPICGSREIHHFFCEMPAIMKISCKDTSTYELVVLAMGIAFIIVPFGLIMASYTFIFLAVLHIKSSHGRNKALATCSSHLTVVSFYLGPCVYMYMTPGFSHTPEQEQAVSVFCTVLTPMLNPLIYSLRNKDVVRAFQEVLRKHPVSKQNT, encoded by the coding sequence atggagggagaaaatgagaCATTAACAACAGATTTTATTCTCTCAGGACTCTTCCCCAATATGAAGTATGTCAGCATCCTTATCTACATTATCATCCTGATCTACCTTGCTGCAGTCACTGGGAATATCATTCTGTTCTTTCTCATATGGATAGACATGAGGCTCCACACTCCAATGTACTTTCTACTCAGCCAGCTGTCTTTCATAGATCTGGCCCTCATCAGCAGCACTGTTCCAAAGATGATGATAAACTTTTTCTCTGGAAGAAAAGACATCACACGTCTTGCCTGTGGAAtccagatatttttcttctttactcttgGGGGTGCTGAATGCATCCTCTTGACCCTTATGGCTTATGACCGATATGTAGCTGTCTGTAACCCTTTGAGATACATAGTCATTATGAACCACAGGGTCTGTCTGCAAATGACCATAGTGTCTTGGATTGGGGGCATATTAGCTTCCACAGCCCACACATTCTATACCATGAATCTACCTATCTGTGGTTCCAGAGAAATCCACCATTTCTTCTGTGAGATGCCAGCAATCATGAAGATCTCATGCAAAGACACTTCCACCTATGAGCTGGTGGTCTTAGCGATGGGCATTGCTTTTATCATTGTCCCTTTTGGACTTATCATGGCTTCCTACACTTTCATCTTCCTTGCTGTTCTTCATATAAAATCTTCCCATGGCAGGAACAAAGCCTTGGCCACGTGCTCATCTCATCTTACAGTGGTAAGTTTTTATCTAGGACCATGTGTTTATATGTACATGACACCGGGTTTCTCCCACACTCCTGAGCAAGAACAGGCTGTATCTGTATTTTGCACTGTCCTCACACCCATGCTAAATCCACTCATCTACAGCTTGAGAAACAAAGATGTGGTGAGGGCTTTTCAGGAAGTCCTGAGGAAGCATCCAGTCTCTAAACAGAACACATAA